A region of the Limibacillus halophilus genome:
AGTGCATTGGCGCAGTGACGCTCCATGCGCAGGCTCAGCGTTTCGATGCCCAGCAGGGTCTGAAAGGCGTTCATCGGGGCCAACGTCGCACCCAGGTCGCGCAGACCCACAGCATGGGCATGCATGGTAAAAGCCATGTCGCCAAAGGTTTCATAGAAAATCAGACCGTGATAGGCGGCCTCGGGCGCAGTCAATGCGCCAAACTTGTCGTTGCGGGCCCAATCGAACTTGCCGCTGTCGACCACCGCGCCACCCATGGAGGTGCCGTTACCGGAAAGGAACTTGGTCGTTGAGTGAGTGATGAGTGAAGCGCCCCACTCGAAGGGCCGACAGAGGTAAGGGGTCGCCATGGTGTTGTCGACAATCAGCGGCACCTCGGCTTCCTCGGCGATCGCCGCGACGGTTTCCAGATCGCAGACCGAACCGCCTGGGTTGGCCAAGCTCTCGACGAAGATTGCTTTCGTCGTCGGTTTGATCGCCTTGCGGATCGCGGTGGGATCGTCGATGTCGACGAAGTCGCAGTTCCAGTTGAATTTCTTGAAGGTCTTGCCGAACTGCGTGATTGAGCCACCGTAGAGGCGTGACGAGGAGATGAAGGAATCCCCAGGTTCCATGAGCGTGAAAAGCGCAAGTTGCTGAGCGGCATGGCCGGAGGCAGTACAGGTCGTGCCGCGGCCGTCCTCGAGATTTGCGATACGCTCCTCCAGGACGGCAACGGTTGGGTTGTTGAGCCGGGTATAGATGAACCCGAAGGTCTGCAGGTTGAAAAGAGAGGCTGCGTGATCGGAATCGTGAAAAGCATAAGCCGTGCTTTGAAAGATCGGCGTCTGGCGCGCACCGGTGATGGGTTCCGGTTGGCTGCCTGCATGGATCATGCGGGTTTCAAACCCGTAGTCCTCGTCGTTCTTTTTGCTGGTCATTGCGATCAGATCCTACGGCGTTTGGCTGTGATGATCCTGGAGTTGAAGCCACCCCAGGAAAGTTCGTTGTTGAGACGGCCCCACTCGATCTTCGGGCAGCGGTTCATGACGACCCTTAGCCCTGCTGCTTCGGCACGCGCCGCAGCGGCATCGTTGCGCACACCCAACTGCATCCAGATCACCTGAATGCCTTTGTCCTGGGCCAGGGCAATAGCCTCGTCCGTAATCGGGCCGGCAGCATCGGAGTTGCGGAATACATCGACCATCTGAAAGGGAGCGGGGACGGCATCGAGCCGCTCATAGACCTTCTCTCCGAGAATCGTCTGTCCGGCGGCGCGCGGATTCACCGGGATCACACGATACCCCTTTTCCTGCAGGTACTTCATGGCGAAGTAACTGGGGCGGCTCCAGTCCGGGCTGGCACCCACCATGGCGATGGTTTTCGTGCTTGCCAGGATACGACGGATGTAATGATCGGGATAACGATCAT
Encoded here:
- a CDS encoding O-acetylhomoserine aminocarboxypropyltransferase/cysteine synthase family protein, yielding MTSKKNDEDYGFETRMIHAGSQPEPITGARQTPIFQSTAYAFHDSDHAASLFNLQTFGFIYTRLNNPTVAVLEERIANLEDGRGTTCTASGHAAQQLALFTLMEPGDSFISSSRLYGGSITQFGKTFKKFNWNCDFVDIDDPTAIRKAIKPTTKAIFVESLANPGGSVCDLETVAAIAEEAEVPLIVDNTMATPYLCRPFEWGASLITHSTTKFLSGNGTSMGGAVVDSGKFDWARNDKFGALTAPEAAYHGLIFYETFGDMAFTMHAHAVGLRDLGATLAPMNAFQTLLGIETLSLRMERHCANALAVAEYLETHEGVEWVSYAGLPSSQYRALADKYMPKGAGSVFSFGLKGGYEAGLKLVESVNLFSHLANLGDTRSLILHPASTTHRQLTEEQRENAGAGNNVIRLSIGLETVADLIADLEAGLQAASKA
- a CDS encoding CoA-binding protein yields the protein MTMVVDTMNSPNAAHDHDRYPDHYIRRILASTKTIAMVGASPDWSRPSYFAMKYLQEKGYRVIPVNPRAAGQTILGEKVYERLDAVPAPFQMVDVFRNSDAAGPITDEAIALAQDKGIQVIWMQLGVRNDAAAARAEAAGLRVVMNRCPKIEWGRLNNELSWGGFNSRIITAKRRRI